A genomic stretch from Thermonema lapsum includes:
- the rpsR gene encoding 30S ribosomal protein S18, translating to MTLINEPIHQEKRKKVKKYCRFRKYGIKYVDYKDPDFLLKFVNEQGKILPRRITGNSLKYQKKVAQAIKRARHLALLPFVADNLK from the coding sequence ATGACACTCATAAACGAACCTATCCATCAGGAAAAACGCAAGAAGGTAAAGAAATACTGCCGCTTCCGTAAATACGGCATTAAATATGTAGATTACAAAGACCCTGACTTCTTGCTGAAGTTTGTAAATGAACAAGGGAAGATTTTACCCCGCCGTATCACTGGCAATAGCCTGAAATATCAGAAGAAAGTAGCACAAGCTATCAAACGTGCCCGTCATTTGGCTCTGTTGCCGTTCGTAGCAGATAACTTAAAATAA